The window ACGACAAAGGTATATATTTCAGACTTCTTTCCAATGGAAACGACGTGACCCACGAGattagtttttgtaaaaacattGTTAGTATAGACAAAAAAAACGGTTTTTGTAAAATCGAAGATATAGTGAGGTTTTTGCACGACGATTACTTCAGTTCTTTGAATGTTACTAATTTTAAGGATGCGTGTGTTAAGAAAAGCGAGAGAGAGGCTGTAGATGAGttgtttcaatttcgataaaatGACGTACAAATTTCCCAAAACTGTGAAAAACACagattgatcaatttttggtcatttaagagaaaaatgcatctccAGAATTAATACTAACATGCGCATTTTTATAccgaatgttttaaaattttcaataaaccttAAAACGTCGTTTTGTTCAGACGAAAAATGCGTAAGAACGGCCTCAATTTAACCGactttgtgttttatttatgggtttTCAGTATCCAATTATCAGCAACGAATTTGAATAACTTCATATGTGCACGCACTAATTTTATTACAGCAACAAAGTTACAATCGGGgtaaattgaaatgtttaagCGCAAACAGGTATATTGCTtgctaatatttaattaaataaaaccttGAATAATGGCTTTGAAAGTAACAACACGATTAAAACAatcataaacaataatatatttatttaagtaaaaatatacagtaaACTTTGGATGGGTACATATTCAATTCATGGTGACTTTTTCCGACTAGGCACAATTTTTGTCAGAACATGAAAATTGTAGtaaaactttcgattttttttgataaaaaaaagtactttaacatCACTTAGCAGTTTGCAACTTAAAACTTATTGCATTTtcatcataataattttttttttattgtacttggctttactaaaaaaattgcatgaaaataattatatattgtTCTTGAagccaataaaatttaaattgaaaatatattatttactaTCTCAAactaactttaaaataaaaaaaaaaattaaaatgcacTTAGCTGAAAGTTAAGAGTATTTGGCGCTTAATTCACTATACTGcatgtttaataataaaacggGGCTATTGGTAAATTTCAAACCTACGCTTTTCCTAGGCTGCTATATTTAATAAAgcgtttgttaaaaataacctGCTACCACTCTTGTCTAATggctattttcaatttttttatccacTTTTCAACAAAACTATTAGGTAGCGACCGCACGTaccttggaaaatttttaatttactaaagTTATCAACACGAACTTTAGACAATTACAATGTGGCTTGATTCTCCTGATTtaacacaaatttattataagcACCGTTCATTTGctctaaaaatatgaaagtgaGCACTGTATGAGGTCCCAGTCGGAAGTAGTAAGGGAAGAATCCTTTCCACAAGGCAAACACTccttcatttttcaatatttttcctaaaacgtCCAGTGGACCTTTGAATTCAGGCTTACCATCAAtagttttcatgttttgaattCTACAACACAGAAACATGTATTAAACTTGTAACAAGTTCGGTAAAATTTAGTCTTAAGtagaaaagtttgaaaaaatcacaaattacCTAGTTTTAGCAATATCAACAGGCATACTGGCCGCTGTAGTTACCAATCCAGAAATCATTGATGCCATGAAATGCAGAAAGATTCCTTCATGGAAATAGCCACTTTGGACTAAATATTGTTTAGCTTGCGAGTAACTAGCTAGTTGTGCCGCATTTACTACCATAGCTCTACCCATTGTTGGTATTGCGCCTCGCCATAATGTTACAATACCTGAAGAATCAAGAAGAATACAATGCACTAGGGTTAGATATGCATGTTGAGAAACTAAAACACTTTACCTTCCTCTCTGTATATTCTAAACAAGGCatcaaacacatttttatagtttcttttttcattgGCAGGCAGTCTGCCATCTGCAGTCATTCGTATGAGAGCCACCTCTGCAGGGGTACCTACATTTTTCAAtgattgttattaaaattacttcTATTGGATGTAATGATGATAATGGTCAATAGATTCATAAATTCAGTTCTGTGTTAAGTAGTTACTTTCAAATGTttacatttcaaatattagtttttgaacataaaacaaaatacatCTTGAGCCTACTTACCAACGAATGCTCCACAAACACCTGCAGTCATACCCAATACAGCTTTAGTAACAAAGTTTGGGGCTTCTCCATCTTTAGAAAATGATTCGAATAACCAGGTGTATATTCCTAGCCGAGTAGTGGTATATGTTGCTTGTCTCATTAGGCCAGCTGACAAGCCTGTATATATAGTAAGCAGCCCCTCATTCTTGActattgattttaataaatgaaggCTGGTCTTGTGTTCCTTAGCTTTGCCCCCTTGGCCACTAAGTTGCATACGATTTTTGAGTAAGTCAAGTGGTTGGACGAAGCATGTTGCCAGCATTCTACAAGTTTGAATTGTTGtgtctttatttttcaaattgttggTGAGCAATTACCCAGCACTGcctccaaaaatgaatttcacaTAGTTGGGAATTCGTTTCACTTCTTTATCACCCATTTTCGTAGCTAATCTGTACTAACTATGGAAAATCTGAGTGTTACTTAACTTTCGAAGGTTAAATATGTGCTCCGCTTATCTCTAAAGGTGAAGAAAGGTCATTTTGTGTTATTCTCGTGTATTTACAAATTAGACACTGAAAATTACTATCGCAATCActttaaaatcgtaaatatcttgaaatcgtATACCTAACCTCCTTTTCCGaaacttttagaaaaaa is drawn from Euwallacea fornicatus isolate EFF26 chromosome 7, ASM4011564v1, whole genome shotgun sequence and contains these coding sequences:
- the LOC136340267 gene encoding mitochondrial 2-oxoglutarate/malate carrier protein-like, with the translated sequence MGDKEVKRIPNYVKFIFGGSAGMLATCFVQPLDLLKNRMQLSGQGGKAKEHKTSLHLLKSIVKNEGLLTIYTGLSAGLMRQATYTTTRLGIYTWLFESFSKDGEAPNFVTKAVLGMTAGVCGAFVGTPAEVALIRMTADGRLPANEKRNYKNVFDALFRIYREEGIVTLWRGAIPTMGRAMVVNAAQLASYSQAKQYLVQSGYFHEGIFLHFMASMISGLVTTAASMPVDIAKTRIQNMKTIDGKPEFKGPLDVLGKILKNEGVFALWKGFFPYYFRLGPHTVLTFIFLEQMNGAYNKFVLNQENQATL